In Euphorbia lathyris chromosome 2, ddEupLath1.1, whole genome shotgun sequence, the sequence TGAGTAGATACAATACCCAGACAACCAATCTTATCAAGAGATTCAACAATGCTTCCAGCAATACAAGCCCCTTTTGCGGTTTCTGTCCCTCGGCATATTTCATCAATAAGCACAAGACTCCTTGATGATGCTCCAGTTATAAGAGACCGCATTTCAGACATTTCGACCTAAGTCAATGAAACTTAGTCAGATGATTAATGGGTTGACTACAAGAAATTTTAGATAGTAAAAAATAGACTAATAGAGCAAAGATTACAAAGACGTGAAGAAATCCAGCAAATCAAAAAACAATTGAATACCTGGAATGAACTCTTGCCGTCAGCAGGGCTGTCATAAGATTTCATATGAAGCATAATGGAATCAAAATGAGGAATTATGGCTGATTCTGCAGGTACCATGAATCCACATATTCCGAGCAACGTAGAAGCACAAATTGATCGAAGCAAACTAGATTTACCACCTCCATTTGGTCCTGTCAAAAGAACTAAGGACTGCATATCAACTGTATTACGTACAGCACTGCCTTCTGCCGCATCTAGCCAATATGGAGAGAGGCCAATTAACTTCATCCCATTAGTACCATTCAGTGATTTGTTGTCCTACACTCAAAACAAACAAGATGTCAGAACTTATATCTAAACCATGATAATCAAATTCTATAACATATGAGAACCATAGGGCTCGGGCTTCTACCTAAGCTGGTTCAAGATCAAGTGCAACACTAGTATGGTTGAAAATGGTGGAtttgagtataaatatatgaATACATTAGTACTTACTGTAATTCCAATACTTCAAAAACTGAAAGGTCAAAGTTCAGATTTTTAGCAAAAGTATtacaaatataataatttaccaaaacgacAGGAAAATCACTAGAGAATAAAAAGTGCACCATTCCAATATCTACAACTACATCATGCACTTCAACTTTAGCATGCATCCGTTCACCAAGCTAAAGAAGCATTCCTGATTTCACAaatgcaaaaataaaaatactaatAAAAGAACCTCCTGTTCTCATTTAAATATAACAAAGCAAGCAACCCACTATACACCAATCATCAATGCAATTTCTCACATTTAGATAAATTCCAAGCTCACGATATACTTTGTATGGAAATACTGCATCTAGACAACTTGGATAACTGTATACTTTGTATTTACacactaataaaaaaaattgcctTTATCCTCTCCAAGTATATGGTGATCCATTCTACTACTAACACATAGCCCATCTTCTAAGACTAACCTATTGTAGGACATCAGCGGATTGTGTAGTCTATCATTGTAACCCACATGTGTGATACACCaaataacaagaaaaaaaaaaaaaaaaaaaagaatcctAAAGcccgagctgatagttaaggcacaatcatatatcttatattaatatctgacaaacCCCCataaattaatgaggttgccaggACTCGAACCCCCGACCGTATGTCatgaaaccaattgaactaaaagctcgagcggatagttaaggctcaatcatatatcttatattaatctctcacaaacacaaataaaaaaagCTGGTGAATGGATTCAATATGCAAAATTAGTCAGCCCAGAAAACCTTGAGAATGTCAAAAGAACAAAAATTAGACGAGTTGAATTGAATACACGCAATTAGTAAGCCCATAAAATCTTGAGCATGTTAAAAGAACAAGAATTAGACAAGTGGTATGCTACCTTTGAATTATCAAGCCCAACAAGAGTAGGGAAAACCCATTTCCTTCTTCTCCCTTCACTGTCACAAAACAATAAAGACAAAATTAAAATACGGTAGTGTATACAGAAAGTTATGTAATTGACTAGACTACTCAAACATGATTAAAATTGCAGCGATGCAACATGCCAGTTTCGTAGTATAAGTCAATAAACTAGGAACGATGCCAGTAATGGATCAAATCCTAGGGAAAATACGCCTTGCCCAATTATAGTATCTCTAAACAGTAGATTGCACTAAGCTTCAATGCTACAAGACATGAATGAACGCAAATATAATTTTAGCAACAGAGCATCTTTAAATAAGCTCACTCAGATTAATCACTACTATGCACGAAACAAACATTAAATTCAGTATGTGAATGTGCCCTAGGATGTCACTCAGATTGATCATAATCAAACTTGTACGAGTGAGCAAGAAGGATAGGGCACAACAAACATGCATTAAAATTCAAGTTCTCTTAGCTAGCGGATTTACTTAAGATATTTCAAAACTGACCTCACATGAGCAAACAGCGCCTTTGCAATCACAAGCAACATTGATGCAAAGACAAGGATATTGATCTTCATCTGCAATTCAGTAGAAAGTCCTCTCAACAACTCCAAAACCCTTGCTTTTACTTTATCACTTGCATCATGATATCTGAATAAaggtattataattttatcaagCAAAAACAAATTGAATAATAGGCCATTGCAATAATGTTAAGCAGGTCAGTTGCAAAACCTGTTCATTGATTTATtcagaaaaaatatgaaaaggaCGAAACAAGAAACAAACCTCGCTAGAGCATGATCCACCTTGACGGTAGTAAACCATTCCTCACCAACTTTTCTACCTTTAGAATCTAGAGCAGGTTTAAGCTGCTTAATTTGTTCTTCCCCAGGGGTACCAGCCCAAACTGATGGGGCAAACCGTTTTCCCTTAAACCAAACAGCATCATGCTCCCGAGCATATAGTATTTCTCCCTTGGGGCCACCGAGGGGAGCTGTGGTGGCTTTTATTCTTGAAATGATTGGGAGAAAGTCTTCGGAGACCTACAAGATTTGTTATAGCATAGATACATAAATAGTATGACCAAAACCAGTTCAGAACAGGAATAAAAACAGCAATAAATGGAGCCATGCAATCTAGATGAGAAAGATAATTAAGGACTTgagttagattttaagattGATGGAAATGTTTCAATCCAAGAAAAGAAGAATATCTATTATCTGATAGTATGAACTTGTGAAGTTAAGGAATAGTTGCTGAGAAAGCCAACATAAAGAAGAGAGCCCATCTTCTTTCTATAGTAGTCATACACTCGACTAATAAAGCAACAATCATTTTTACACatttcacaaaaagaaaaattcatTGTAGATAGATGTAGGGCAGTTTGGCATTGTTGTGGCCAACTGAACCTGGTGTGGGGGAAAGTGTTGTGGGAAAAAGCTGATAAGTTTCGTAACTACATGATAAAAGTTCTAAAAGTCAGGaaataagaaatatatatatatatatatatattgtcatggaaccatttgaactaaaaacccaagctgatagttaaatatccacttcatattaatatctaacacacccccacacgcgaaTGCCCACTGGGCTTGAAGCGTGCAACACAACACATGCtcatattaccatgtcctgcaattaaatcaacaaatggggctgccagGGATGGAAACCCTGGACCACTTGGTCAAACTGActttgataccatgtcatggaaccatttgaactaaaagctaaagctgatagttaaaggtccacttcatattaatatctaatatctgacatatatatatatattaggttattttgaaattaagttGAAAGTTAGAGCTATTTTTGCCCAACCAAAATCTAACATCAGCTTTCCCAGTTTTTAAGGAAAGCAATTTTGCATTTAACAAACGTTTCTTTTCGTTGGAAAAGCTTGGAAAGCTAGTTTTAGGGTCTAGGAAAGCAATGTCAAACACATACATAGCAATTGTTTTTAGTATTCTGTAAGATATTTCATAATTATTATTCACCGATGTCAAATTACAAGCTAATTAAACTCACATTGTATAGTCTAATTCCATGTCTATTGTTTAGAAGGGTTAGCTTCCCTTGGATAACTGAGCTAAGGATTGTTATCCAAAAAGTCATTAGCTGTTGGCTTTAACGTGGAACAAAATACCTTTCCATCCAGTAGCTAGAGTtgaacagctaacaacaacttGAAACTGAACCAAACAACTTCAATTTAGTTTGATATAGTCTATCATATGTAccatattactattattattcaTGTCAAAGATTataataaaagctattcttaggtcttaactatcagcttaatcTTTTAGGTCAATTAGTTCCTTGACATCATATCAGACCTCTTAGACCATGTGGTCGAGAGTTCAAATCTTGGCAACTCCATTTTGCTAATGgaatttcaacacatggtaTACGCTTTACGTCCAAGGGGCATTCGAATGTAAGGATgtgacaaaaataataataaaagctattcttGACCCTTACCTATCAACTTAAGCTTTTCGATCAATTGGTTCCTTGACAATTCAAATCCTTATCAACAAGAACTTGTTTGGATTGAGGGGATTAGATACTGGATAGCTTTTACATGTTTGATAGTGGCTTGTAAAAGAAATTGCAAATGAAATTCTATAATATCTATTATCAGTAGCAAGGAATCAAATCATAACAGGAAAGGTTCAGATATAAAGACATACTGCTACATACAATGCCTCCGCTGCCTTTTCTACTTGTGCAAATTCTTCCTCTATATGGATTACTTTTACGCGAGATTTCCATGATTCCATATCCTCAAAAAAATCGCTAGGAATAACAGAATAAGAACTTAGCTTTCGGTCACTTTCACCATCTAGAGAGATCATTTCGCTAATTCTACCCGAAGCCCACTCACAATCTCTGACCtgcacacacacaaaaaaaaggaaaaaaaaaatagcatattaaatatgaaaaaagGTAGGTGGAAGAAAAAAAGGGACACTAAAAGCTGTACATTTGGCTCATTAATAACTAATAAGTATCTCTCAGCTGCAATGTGAACTTCCATATAACAACTTGAAAAGGGTGCCAAACTAATTGATAAAAGTACTTCACCAGTCCAATAAATATGTAAGAATTAATCTATGTAGACCTAGTAAATACCAGCTTAACATGTTGATTTCTTTATAAACCATTGCCCAGCATTCCAGAGGCATAATGGCACTAAACCGGCACATTGATGTGCTCAAGAGAGATAGAGGGGAAGCATCAAAGAGTCAGCTTAGCGTCAAATAATGAGATCAAAAATCAAAGAATCTTCAACAATAAATTATATacgaatttcaatttttaattgcTGGCTGAATATTAAGAAATAAGACCTATTATTTGCACTTGAAAGACATAGTTgagtatatattttcttttataagGCGGGATGCTTCAACTTACTAGTGTCTCAAAGTCAATTTTCAAACCAGTTGCCACCCATGTAGGATCCATTAGTAATCTCAGGATTTCATTCAGGTCAGAATTTTTATACATGTGCAATATTTCATCAAGCACATGTTTTATTCTGCAAAACTCAATATGATTTGTCTCCTTCAGTTCAAGCAACTTCACCAGCTGTAGGACATAGAAAACACAGAAATTACAGCCTGTAGCATAATTCAAAAGGGTATGCTTGAAAAAGCAAGAATAACCAAACCTggatattaattaaatttcataaaatgcaaataaaaataagaataaaaataaaggaaatcaCCAGAGAAATATTTACAGAAAGTTCTTTTCATTTCAGAGTTAATAAAAAGGAACACCATTGCAGCAGGAATACAGCATGCAACTAAACAGATTTTCTTGAAAAAGTCCAGCCTCCACTTATATGGAGTTGTTAATAATCAAATAACTTCTATCAAAATTTGGCaacaataatataatttatagaaATCCATCAAAATATTATGTCCTGCATCGTGTATgtcagttaaaattaattagcgCTCTGAATTTAACTAAACAATCTAAACTCTCTTAATTGAATAATAAGAAAATTGCAGAATTATGCAATTGAAACCAGTCCTCAAGTTCAAGTAGCTGGattttaatttttccaatttGGTCATCAGCTTTTGTTTTGCCTACAATCTTCAGACACATACTAAATTTCCTTTAAATCAGAATACAGAAGCGGATGAAAATCCAATACAGCCACATGGAACCTGACTTGGATATAGTTCACACATATTTTAAGAAAGATGAACATCGACTGTAAATGACTATACCGTTTTTTACAAGAGGTAGAGGACAAGGAAAGGAAGCCCGGGACATCCTAACTACGGTGGCACCCCCAGACGACCACCCCCGAACTCAAATCAATAAGTAAATGACTATACAGTAGATTAACTGAAACTAAATggggaaaaaataaaacaaatagagaGGACAGAACTAAAATCAAATACCAAGTTGTACAACTGCCATGCAATATACATATTATTTTGTATTATGGTTCCAGAAGTGTAGTAAGGTGTATATCCTCCAGTTACAACAAGGAAATTAATTTAGTTAGAAAGAGATTATTTGAACCAAATATGGGTGACAAATGAGAATTTTTAATTGGAATTTGTAATTCTTTTTATGTCAAATGCATACCTTTGCAGAAGAAAGACAGGTAAAATCCGGGATGGAGCATTTTATATTGCTCATATATTTACATGTTGCTGCAACCAAAAAAAGGGTACTCATTTGAGCAAATGTTGCTGATAATTGTCTAAAATGTGAAACAACAAATATTTTTCAGAAGAAACAATTGACAGTCAGTAAAGATGAGCAAACTTAAAGGGAAATATTTGAACTCTAGTCTACACGATCACACCTCAATAAACAGTATCCCATGACTGCATTTGCTTCCATAAGCATTTTGATATGATAGGTAAGGTTTGATCAGTCCTTTCCCATTAAAGTCCTTAAGCTTACATCAAAGATCTACTTTTTATTTTACCATATTGTGGAAGCAGAAACCAGATCTAGACAAGGGGAGATGCAGCCTAATTTACCCTTTTGAGATTTTATCTTCATTAACACAACCTAATATGCATCTCATTCACTTCACTTTCATTCACAAGCAAGCAAACACAAATGCACTTCTGAGAACTGAACAGGATAATACCAAGCAATATAaacatacattttttttaaaagagtcACTGATTGGTTACAGCAAGAGAAAAAGTAGTGAGAGGAGAATGAGAGATTTAAGTAAACAACTCTGCCCCATACCATGATTTATATCAATAAACACCATAGCAATCACCAAAGGGGCTTTAAGACATGTTACACTTAAATCATGTAACTTCACCTACTTCAAATTCATGTATCAAATGGACAATATATGTACACTATGCATCACAAGTTCACACCTGACCTTGAATAGTGGATGCTATTTCATAAGCAGGAGGGTTCAGCAGAAGATCCCTCACATACctgaaaaattatatattactaGAACTGGTTGGCAACAATCATGTGGCAAAGAGGAAAGTAAAAGTCATAAAGCATGCCCACAACAATCAAAAACTGCAACTTAAAAACAGTATGAACACGAAGCAGTAAGAAAAGAAACTTAAAGTAAAAACTCTATGGAAGAAAATTGGAAATGGTGAACAGAACATTTTGATTTGGAAGGAAAACCCAAAGCCATGTTGTTATAACTATATCCAAGAACCAAAGGAAATCAATTAAAACTATATACAAATCAAGAATTGCATAAGCTCAAATACTGACAATCCCCAGCTATCATTCTATAAGAGAAAGAAACACACATTTAGAATAGAAAGAAACTTACTGATTTGTCAACTTGCCAGTAAacagaaagagaaaaagaataaaCAAATCAAAACAGTAGATTCACAATTTCCTACGGAAACAGGAAGATGGAATCTTTTCACTTACAATACAGGTAAACCTGTGCAAGTTGATGGGAGTAGCACCTTCAATAAACAAGGTATTCCTTCTGTTGGTATAGCACCTGAAAATATGAAATTATAACATCAGCcatcacaaaataaaacaattgaacatTACAACGTACAAGTGAAGTTAACAAACCAATTTGTGTTGCTGTTCCAAGGTGCAATGACCGAGGCCTGTTTTCTGATGGTACATTAACATTTCTGAATACAGCTGCATCATCAAGACCAAAAAGCTCCCTGACCTAAGAGTGTTACAAAATATTACAAGCATTAATGTtattaaagataataaaaatGTGAAAGAGCATGCAACAGTAGCTGAATAAGAAATGTTTTCTGAACCTTAAGAAGAAATATTGAGAAAACACAGAACAGTACAAGAAAGACAAAATGTTTGAACAAACCTTAAACAGAAGCTCAGTAACAGGATTGCCTTCAAACCATTCAAAATGTCTGGCAGTGCATTCTCCCCACAAAAGGCCACCCTCACCGAATTCCCCCCAATGGCAAGTTCCTGtagtaaaagaaaaagaagctcAATCCATGCTCAAAATCCTCAGCATGacataaaaattaaagagaacAGAAAAAAGAGGGGGTCAAGAGGGGGACGTTGACACAATCTAAAATTTCACATTGTAATATGAAAAATCAGAAAAGAATGGTGCAATAGATAGTCTGTGAATAATTGTCAGTAGGAGAAACTGAGGAACCTAAATGCACCCTTACACAAATTATTATTGAGAagtgtcatggaaccaattgaacaaaAAGCTTAAggtgatagttaaggcccaattcatattaatatctgacacacccCGCACCCAAATGCCCATTGGGCTTGAAGCAcgtacaacacaggcccatcttaccatgtgttgaaattaaatcaacaaatggaCTAATCAGGAACTGGACCCTTGATCACTTGGTCTAAGAGACTCTGGTACCgtatcatggaaccaattgaactaaaagcttaagccgATGTTAAGGCCCACTTCATATTAAGATCTGATAAAAAGGAACACCTGATCCTCAAAAACCAACATTTATCCCTTAAATGGTTGTCTGACAACAAAAGGTGGTGTTAGACAATGCTTATGTAGTTATGTGGCCTACAACTTGTTTACTAGAAAAGCAAACATAGAAAATGGGCATCCCTTATAATTTCATATCAAGAATTGAAAATCTTATTTTGTTTTCCTCAGATCAAATGCTGAGGGAAAATGGCACGTTCAAATAGGATACACACAGCTTTGCAGGATACATCTATCGTTGAGCTAATCAGATATTTTACTTTATGTATATAAAGATGAGTGGGCAGTTATTTCCAAGCCCATCAATCCATAATTTTTTCCAACACCATACAGGCACAAATCATTGATTAGTCAAGAGGGAATAATCTACCTTCAAAAATAGTTTATTTGGACAATTATCACAAGAAGACAAATTGAGTGGCTAGGATTAGAATGGACCTGTTATAGTATGATGTTATACTACTATAcctcagatattaatatgaattgggcctttaactatcagcttaagcttttCGTTCAATTGGTTCCTTGACGTAGTATCAGAGCCAAGTGGTCGAGGGTTCGAATcctgacaacctcattaattggtGAAATTAAAAACACGTGGTAAGATGGGCATCTGTTGTACACGCTTCAAGCCCAGAGAGCATTAGCGTACGGGGGGTGTCaaaaattaatatgaattgggcaTTTAACTGTCAGCTTAAGTAATTCAGCCATAGAGGCCTACAGGCTACATCCACCACATAACAATCAGTCAAAAGGAATACACATAACGCTGTATTTATAAGAGAGTCTGACAGCATCATAGGAAAGTAAATCAACCAATTGACTCTTGATTGATTGTGTGATTTtgagttttgatttgatttaaTATCTTCAAAATATTGCAAGTATATACATTCTCCGAAGGCAAAGAAACAAGATGCCAAAGATAAAACATGCATTATGGATGTTTAAGTTTCTTGATGACCCTTAAAGATAAATGAAATGGCAATGGAACAAAGAAACAAGCTGACAAAGAAAAATATGAGGCAGAAACAAAGATGGAGGTAACATAGGAACAAAAATGGAGGACTCAAAAAGAAAAAGGGGGCAAAGTACCATTAGCCCCTCAAATACTGCAAAAATATGATTTATCCCTAATACTTACCTTCATTCATGGACTCTACATTATAGGGTTCTAAATGTATGGATGTAATTAAATACCAAAAAAGCAAATGACTGCACACAGGGTGGCAATGAGACTCAGGTTTGTAAAACGATCCCTTTTTTGTATCTactatgaaaaaataaaaaataaaatagtataCGAACCTGTTGTGCTGCATCTTAAAGATCTATGAACAAATAGATGATGGTAGCGACAAGTACGGAGCTTAGTAACCAAAGCCTCCTCAGTAAGACCATCCTCTGACAAATAGGTTTTCATAGTCTCTAACACGGAAACTATGCAATAACCTTTTGCAGAACGAGATATCCCTGTAAAAATGCCACAGATATTTTACAACTATGAGATCCACAAgctcgtgtttttttttttcataattttctTTTTGCAATAAAACCTACTAAAGCAAGTGATTAATTAAATTGACAATTTTTCTTCTCATACCAACTACCGGCATTGGTTCTGGAAAGTCAAGATCATGATCAACCCCAACAAGTCCAAATACATATGGACTACCCGGATGTGCATGTCTGAACACTTGAAGAAACAAGTCAGAACAAGATGTGAATataagaataataaataaaatagtagcTGTAGTAGTGACGCACATATATTTAGAACTGCAGTAAATAGCTCTTTAATTATGAGGAGCAAGCAACAATAGAATTCAGAACAAGTTGCATGAGACAAAAAAACagaactagatttaaatttggTGTACTTTTTAATATTAAGTCTTTAATTCCAATAGTTACTATTGTGTGATCTGCATAATGAACAATATGGTAATTGCTGCACACAACACGCAATATCTGACTATTTTATGAATGTAACAGGAGATGTTATTTCAATAAATAACTTCAGTGTTATACCACCATCAATAATATATCAAACTAATaatgaaaagataaaaaataaGAAGATAAAAGATAATACTAAGTTATTCAAATGCAATTACCCAGATATAAACCGGCCTTTACGAGAGCGAGCTTGTATTGGACCCTGAATTTCCTCCACTATGCACTATGAACCACAATACAAATATCAGTGACAATTATCAGATTAAAGTTAATAAATTCGCATATTAGTGTTGGTTAAGAATGCAGGAAATGGAAAAAAAGCATTATAAGGAAGCCATGTTTGCTGAACAATAACTAGAAAACATGTTCTATTAAGGAGACTGAAGAAGCATGTCTCAAATAGAAGTACAGGGGTCGCTCATTACCATGTCGAGATGCTCGGCTCCCATGAAATATCCAAATCACTACATAATTTGCAGAATTTTATAGTCGAATGCCCAAAATATAAAGGTTAGAGATTTTGACTCTCAGGTAAGCTTGTAATCTTCTAATGGGCAACATAGGTTTCATTAGAGGcaataaagaaaaaaagttaaaatcAAACTACTGAAACTAAATCCTAGTTCCAAATGAAACGAAAAGTATATGCATAGAAGAAAAGCAGAAAAGTTGATGAATTGTGCAAAACATAGATGATTATCTGCATTACAAAAACTAATTTTGGAGGATGCTTCGAATTTCCTATTTCCTATAAGCATCCTCAGTTATCACTACCATAATTAAGTTCCGAAAAGATAAAACATGTCATCTCCACTTGATGTGACAAGAATCCCAATCCTAACCACCGAAGTTCTCAGTAATTGTTGTTAGGTGGTGAAGATAAGATTGAGAACTGTAAACTATATTCCTGGGAGGTCCTACAATCATACTTATGAGAATTTTCAAGTTAAAGTAGAATCATAATATGAAAAAACTGTCATGTTGATACGGACGCCCTTGTTGGAAGGCATTaccaaagaaagaagaaatctTCAGCCTAATTACTTTCCTATTAAATACTTTCCTATTAATTACTTTCCTATTCcagaatttaaatttatttccttttgttattttagacattattttGTTTCCTTTAATTGTTAGTCTTGATTCCTATAATTTAGGGGGTGATATAATTATCCCTATAACTTAGGATCTAGAATTCTCTTGTATCTGCAGCCTATAAATTAAGGCTTTTCTACTGAATAATATatgaattttcattctctcAAATTCAGAATTAGAAAGGGGCTCTGTCAAGGACGAGTCTGCTTTTGTCAATTCAAAATAGATTCGAAGAAGAGTTCTTTTGTGTCTAGACCTGTGACTAGATCCTATGCGAAGGTTCATAACACATGTCTAACTT encodes:
- the LOC136219465 gene encoding DNA mismatch repair protein MSH1, mitochondrial isoform X1; the protein is MYWLATRNVVLAFPKFRSFALLLRSPACRYSSISPSPLPLRNTRAEQIICFKDQKNLKGAARGTKKYRASNNFLDDKDLSHIIWWKEKLQQCKKPSTINLVKRLMYSNLLGLDVNLKNGSLKEGNLNWEMLQFKSKFPREILLCRVGDFYEAIGIDACFLVEYAGLNPFGGLRSDSVPRAGCPVVNLRQTLDDLTRNGYSVCIVEEIQGPIQARSRKGRFISGHAHPGSPYVFGLVGVDHDLDFPEPMPVVGISRSAKGYCIVSVLETMKTYLSEDGLTEEALVTKLRTCRYHHLFVHRSLRCSTTGTCHWGEFGEGGLLWGECTARHFEWFEGNPVTELLFKVRELFGLDDAAVFRNVNVPSENRPRSLHLGTATQIGAIPTEGIPCLLKVLLPSTCTGLPVLYVRDLLLNPPAYEIASTIQATCKYMSNIKCSIPDFTCLSSAKLVKLLELKETNHIEFCRIKHVLDEILHMYKNSDLNEILRLLMDPTWVATGLKIDFETLVRDCEWASGRISEMISLDGESDRKLSSYSVIPSDFFEDMESWKSRVKVIHIEEEFAQVEKAAEALYVAVSEDFLPIISRIKATTAPLGGPKGEILYAREHDAVWFKGKRFAPSVWAGTPGEEQIKQLKPALDSKGRKVGEEWFTTVKVDHALARYHDASDKVKARVLELLRGLSTELQMKINILVFASMLLVIAKALFAHVSEGRRRKWVFPTLVGLDNSKDNKSLNGTNGMKLIGLSPYWLDAAEGSAVRNTVDMQSLVLLTGPNGGGKSSLLRSICASTLLGICGFMVPAESAIIPHFDSIMLHMKSYDSPADGKSSFQVEMSEMRSLITGASSRSLVLIDEICRGTETAKGACIAGSIVESLDKIGCLGIVSTHLHAIFDLPLATKKTIYKAMGTEYVDGQTKPTWQLIDGICRESLAFETAKREGVPDSIVQRAQELYFTANAKQVPPERAEDNIKHLCFGETINGPSSARRGTTEQVIHPRVNSVNVEIVDKDVEHVVTIICQRKLIELYKQKDISELVVVHCVAIGAREQPPPSTIGASCVYVMLRPDKRLYVGVTDDLEGRVRSHRSREGLHNASFLYFIVQGKSIACQLETLLINQLPKKGFQLTNVADGKHRNFGATNLPLESLPVH
- the LOC136219465 gene encoding DNA mismatch repair protein MSH1, mitochondrial isoform X3, which translates into the protein MPVVGISRSAKGYCIVSVLETMKTYLSEDGLTEEALVTKLRTCRYHHLFVHRSLRCSTTGTCHWGEFGEGGLLWGECTARHFEWFEGNPVTELLFKVRELFGLDDAAVFRNVNVPSENRPRSLHLGTATQIGAIPTEGIPCLLKVLLPSTCTGLPVLYVRDLLLNPPAYEIASTIQATCKYMSNIKCSIPDFTCLSSAKLVKLLELKETNHIEFCRIKHVLDEILHMYKNSDLNEILRLLMDPTWVATGLKIDFETLVRDCEWASGRISEMISLDGESDRKLSSYSVIPSDFFEDMESWKSRVKVIHIEEEFAQVEKAAEALYVAVSEDFLPIISRIKATTAPLGGPKGEILYAREHDAVWFKGKRFAPSVWAGTPGEEQIKQLKPALDSKGRKVGEEWFTTVKVDHALARYHDASDKVKARVLELLRGLSTELQMKINILVFASMLLVIAKALFAHVSEGRRRKWVFPTLVGLDNSKDNKSLNGTNGMKLIGLSPYWLDAAEGSAVRNTVDMQSLVLLTGPNGGGKSSLLRSICASTLLGICGFMVPAESAIIPHFDSIMLHMKSYDSPADGKSSFQVEMSEMRSLITGASSRSLVLIDEICRGTETAKGACIAGSIVESLDKIGCLGIVSTHLHAIFDLPLATKKTIYKAMGTEYVDGQTKPTWQLIDGICRESLAFETAKREGVPDSIVQRAQELYFTANAKQVPPERAEDNIKHLCFGETINGPSSARRGTTEQVIHPRVNSVNVEIVDKDVEHVVTIICQRKLIELYKQKDISELVVVHCVAIGAREQPPPSTIGASCVYVMLRPDKRLYVGVTDDLEGRVRSHRSREGLHNASFLYFIVQGKSIACQLETLLINQLPKKGFQLTNVADGKHRNFGATNLPLESLPVH
- the LOC136219465 gene encoding DNA mismatch repair protein MSH1, mitochondrial isoform X2, with protein sequence MYSNLLGLDVNLKNGSLKEGNLNWEMLQFKSKFPREILLCRVGDFYEAIGIDACFLVEYAGLNPFGGLRSDSVPRAGCPVVNLRQTLDDLTRNGYSVCIVEEIQGPIQARSRKGRFISGHAHPGSPYVFGLVGVDHDLDFPEPMPVVGISRSAKGYCIVSVLETMKTYLSEDGLTEEALVTKLRTCRYHHLFVHRSLRCSTTGTCHWGEFGEGGLLWGECTARHFEWFEGNPVTELLFKVRELFGLDDAAVFRNVNVPSENRPRSLHLGTATQIGAIPTEGIPCLLKVLLPSTCTGLPVLYVRDLLLNPPAYEIASTIQATCKYMSNIKCSIPDFTCLSSAKLVKLLELKETNHIEFCRIKHVLDEILHMYKNSDLNEILRLLMDPTWVATGLKIDFETLVRDCEWASGRISEMISLDGESDRKLSSYSVIPSDFFEDMESWKSRVKVIHIEEEFAQVEKAAEALYVAVSEDFLPIISRIKATTAPLGGPKGEILYAREHDAVWFKGKRFAPSVWAGTPGEEQIKQLKPALDSKGRKVGEEWFTTVKVDHALARYHDASDKVKARVLELLRGLSTELQMKINILVFASMLLVIAKALFAHVSEGRRRKWVFPTLVGLDNSKDNKSLNGTNGMKLIGLSPYWLDAAEGSAVRNTVDMQSLVLLTGPNGGGKSSLLRSICASTLLGICGFMVPAESAIIPHFDSIMLHMKSYDSPADGKSSFQVEMSEMRSLITGASSRSLVLIDEICRGTETAKGACIAGSIVESLDKIGCLGIVSTHLHAIFDLPLATKKTIYKAMGTEYVDGQTKPTWQLIDGICRESLAFETAKREGVPDSIVQRAQELYFTANAKQVPPERAEDNIKHLCFGETINGPSSARRGTTEQVIHPRVNSVNVEIVDKDVEHVVTIICQRKLIELYKQKDISELVVVHCVAIGAREQPPPSTIGASCVYVMLRPDKRLYVGVTDDLEGRVRSHRSREGLHNASFLYFIVQGKSIACQLETLLINQLPKKGFQLTNVADGKHRNFGATNLPLESLPVH